One window of the Salvia splendens isolate huo1 chromosome 1, SspV2, whole genome shotgun sequence genome contains the following:
- the LOC121760524 gene encoding uncharacterized protein LOC121760524 produces the protein MPPRRRRGPRVENNVGEQAEGSVGNLPPPPPPPLPQPNEREYIKAFRKENPPKFDGLGEPPKAEAWVRDLERIFDFMGCTDRERLACMTYQLTGPADFLWETKKRTMDPARREALTWEEFKEEVYNKYVPMSYRRSKVVEFHTLKQGNMTVTEYDRALCEMTRYAPELIDTDEKMATKFRSGLRPKIRVAVASRRGIPYSEVLGCAHDVEEALPKNERTTNPTPSAPLSNFRDKRKWDGNRAPFDNKRRFSTFRQPQNHGRQVVPHQRGNPQRTPYCNRCSKYHVGECRIGGIRCYACGGNGHMSRECPNNNKGGAKNGQGQRPPQQPQPIRQVAPQQARAYALRGNQGQEPQAIKGKENLAAKNSAGLAAA, from the coding sequence ATGCCACCaagacgtagacgtggtccAAGAGTGGAGAACAATGTGGGGGAACAGGCAGAGGGAAGTGTCGGGAATCtacccccgcctccaccaccacccctACCCCAACCAAATGAAAGGGAATACATCAAGGCCTTTCGGAAAGAGAACCCACCCAAATTTGATGGATTGGGAGAACCCCCGAAGGCGGAGGCATGGGTACGCGACCTTGAGCGTATATTTGACTTTATGGGATGCACGGATAGGGAACGCCTGGCCTGCATGACTTATCAACTGACAGGACCCGCTGATTTTTTGTGGGAAACCAAGAAGAGAACCATGGACCCCGCTCGTCGTGAGGCGCTTACTTGGGAAGAATTTAAGGAAGAAGTGTACAACAAATATGTTCCCATGAGTTATCGGCGATCGAAAGTAGTGGAGTTCCACACCTTAAAACAAGGAAACATGACGGTCACGGAGTATGACCGCGCCCTATGTGAGATGACTCGTTATGCGCCAGAATTGATAGAcacagacgagaagatggctACGAAGTTTCGTTCCGGCCTTAGACCCAAGATAAGGGTAGCTGTGGCCAGTCGCAGGGGAATTCCTTATTCTGAGGTGTTGGGCTGCGCTCACGACGTGGAAGAAGCGCTACCCAAGAATGAGAGGACAACAAATCCTACACCGTCCGCACCCCTATCGAACTTtagagacaagaggaagtgggatggaaaccgagctccttttgaCAACAAGCGGCGTTTTTCCACTTTTCGGCAACCGCAGAACCATGGGCGCCAAGTTGTGCCACATCAGAGGGGAAACCCGCAGAGAACACCCTACTGTAATCGGTGTTCCAAGTATCATGTTGGGGAATGCAGAATTGGAGGCATTCGGTGCTATGCCTGCGGTGGAAATgggcacatgtctcgagagtgcccaaATAACAACAAGGGTGGAGCGAAGAATGGGCAAGGACAGAGGCCACCCCAACAGCCACAACcaatccgacaagtggccccacagcaAGCGAGGGCATATGCGCTAAGGGGAAATCAAGGGCAGGAACCCCAAGCCATCAAGGGCAAggagaatttggcag